The Sorangiineae bacterium MSr11367 genome window below encodes:
- a CDS encoding acyl-CoA thioesterase, which translates to MISSKSQSDSVTDMTEYVLPQHANALGNVFGGQIMAWVDLCAAICAQRHSGRMAVTAFMDDVKFQQPVKVGEVVRLRARMTATFRTSMEIEVVVEGEDSRTLRRWPCVRARLVFVAIDEAGTPTPVVPMLLDTEEVKKSQAEGEARRRARLERAGS; encoded by the coding sequence GTGATCTCGTCCAAGTCGCAGAGTGATTCCGTCACCGATATGACCGAATACGTCCTTCCGCAGCACGCCAATGCCCTGGGCAACGTGTTCGGCGGGCAAATCATGGCCTGGGTCGACTTGTGCGCGGCCATCTGCGCGCAGCGCCACTCGGGCCGCATGGCGGTCACGGCCTTCATGGACGACGTGAAGTTCCAGCAGCCGGTCAAGGTTGGCGAGGTGGTGCGCTTGCGCGCGCGGATGACGGCAACGTTCCGCACCTCGATGGAAATCGAGGTCGTCGTCGAGGGCGAGGACTCGCGCACCCTGCGCCGGTGGCCCTGCGTGCGGGCGCGGCTCGTCTTCGTGGCCATCGACGAGGCGGGGACCCCCACGCCGGTGGTGCCGATGCTGCTCGATACAGAAGAAGTAAAAAAGTCGCAAGCCGAAGGCGAAGCCCGGCGCCGGGCCAGGCTCGAACGCGCAGGCTCGTAG
- a CDS encoding protein kinase, protein MSQLLGETIDGKYRMDRVIGEGGMGLVLEAMHLQLEQRVAIKVLAGEALKSEEAVARFAREARAAARIQSEHVVRVFDVATLDNGAPYLVMEYLEGRDLEATLRDEGALPSADAVTYVLQACEALAEAHTNGIVHRDLKPANLFVAERADGSLRIKILDFGVSKLLPRGSEDDPRVTRTMSLMGSPLYMAPELMRSAKGADLRADIWSLGIILYELLAGVAPFEGETLTEVCAAIVADPPHSLATHRTDLPEGLEEVVMRCLDKDPGLRFADVAELAQALAPFAPEQGAISVKRTSRVIERRSSRAPAPSAVAPEEAADFLRRSRRSYRDHRMVATLPEVEPHLRSTVGTFGLTDSGERKRPGLSPHVLLAAVGGALSVMTAVAVMGLVRPVEPPHRAPVMATASTRATEEPVVLEPIVEAPPAPVEPVAKKEPATPAPSRAKAEKASIKVAADAGLPTTIPEEPQGLEYRL, encoded by the coding sequence ATGAGCCAACTTCTCGGCGAGACCATCGACGGAAAGTATCGAATGGATCGGGTCATCGGCGAGGGCGGGATGGGTCTCGTCCTCGAGGCGATGCACCTGCAGCTCGAGCAGCGTGTGGCTATCAAGGTGCTGGCCGGCGAAGCGCTGAAGAGCGAAGAAGCGGTGGCCCGCTTCGCGCGCGAGGCTCGGGCGGCGGCGCGCATTCAGAGCGAGCATGTGGTGCGGGTGTTCGACGTCGCCACGCTCGACAACGGCGCACCGTATCTGGTGATGGAGTACCTCGAGGGACGCGATCTGGAGGCCACGCTTCGTGACGAGGGCGCGCTGCCCTCGGCGGATGCGGTGACCTACGTGCTGCAAGCCTGCGAGGCGCTGGCCGAGGCGCACACGAACGGCATCGTGCATCGCGATCTCAAGCCGGCGAACCTCTTCGTGGCAGAGCGCGCCGATGGGTCGCTGCGCATCAAGATTCTCGACTTCGGCGTGTCGAAGCTTCTGCCGCGCGGCAGCGAGGACGATCCGCGGGTGACGCGGACGATGTCGCTCATGGGCTCACCGCTGTACATGGCACCGGAGTTGATGCGCAGCGCGAAGGGGGCCGACCTTCGCGCGGACATCTGGTCGCTGGGGATCATTCTGTACGAGCTGCTCGCAGGCGTGGCTCCGTTCGAAGGGGAAACGTTGACGGAGGTGTGCGCGGCCATCGTGGCCGATCCGCCGCACTCGCTGGCGACCCACCGGACGGATCTTCCGGAGGGTCTCGAAGAGGTGGTGATGCGCTGCCTCGACAAGGATCCCGGACTGCGCTTTGCCGACGTGGCCGAGCTTGCGCAGGCCTTGGCACCGTTCGCGCCGGAGCAAGGGGCCATCTCGGTCAAGCGCACCTCGCGCGTGATCGAGCGCCGCAGCTCACGCGCGCCTGCGCCTTCCGCGGTTGCGCCCGAAGAGGCGGCGGATTTCCTGCGGAGGAGCCGACGCTCGTACCGCGACCACCGCATGGTGGCGACGTTGCCCGAGGTGGAGCCGCATTTGCGCTCGACCGTGGGGACCTTCGGCCTGACGGACAGCGGGGAGAGAAAGCGCCCGGGGCTTTCGCCGCACGTGCTTCTCGCCGCGGTGGGGGGTGCGCTTTCGGTGATGACAGCGGTGGCCGTCATGGGGCTGGTGCGCCCGGTGGAGCCGCCGCACCGCGCCCCGGTGATGGCAACGGCATCGACGCGTGCGACGGAGGAGCCCGTCGTGCTGGAACCCATCGTGGAGGCACCGCCGGCGCCCGTCGAACCGGTGGCGAAGAAGGAGCCAGCCACGCCGGCCCCGTCACGCGCCAAGGCCGAGAAGGCCTCCATCAAAGTCGCGGCCGACGCAGGACTCCCCACGACGATCCCCGAGGAGCCGCAGGGCCTCGAGTATCGCTTGTAG
- a CDS encoding septum formation initiator family protein yields the protein MSEDFSLSDFVQRALPLAILGIALIGAPLLIFEPEGLPRMRSLSKELAQVRAENAELTRDVSKLRAEVRELRDDPAAVERIARGKLGLVRKSEVVFQFGKPR from the coding sequence GTGTCCGAGGACTTCTCCCTCTCTGACTTCGTCCAGCGCGCCCTCCCGCTCGCCATTCTCGGGATCGCGCTGATCGGCGCACCCTTGCTCATCTTCGAGCCGGAAGGCCTGCCTCGCATGCGATCCCTTTCCAAGGAGCTGGCGCAGGTTCGGGCGGAAAATGCGGAGCTTACCCGCGATGTGAGCAAGCTTCGGGCGGAGGTGCGCGAGCTCCGGGATGATCCGGCCGCAGTGGAACGCATTGCGCGGGGGAAGCTCGGGTTGGTGCGAAAGAGCGAGGTCGTCTTTCAATTTGGAAAACCGCGGTAG
- the gatB gene encoding Asp-tRNA(Asn)/Glu-tRNA(Gln) amidotransferase subunit GatB, with protein MSSRYEAVIGLEVHAQLLTRTKAFCACSTAFGAEPNTNVCPTCLGLPGALPVLNGEAVRLAVRAALGLGCAIRGTSRFARKNFFYPDMPKGYQISQYDEPFSGQGVLEVEIDGRTISPRIERVHMEEDAGKNLHDRGDQSIVDLNRSGVALVEIVGMPDLRSAAEAAAYLRSLRDVLVFLGVNDGNLEEGSFRCDANVSIRPQGEEKLGTRVELKNINSFRFVEKAISYEILRQEAVLDSGGRLTQETRGWDEKNGTTFSLRSKETAQDYRYFPEPDLPPLLLDEAFVHQVRAEMPELPRDKRARFVAELGLLPSAAAVLTQHPRIAAFFEEAATLYGDGVKVGNFIQNEVLRDVTTHGLTADIPVSARQVVQLLKLVDRGKISGKQAKEVYAKILRTEKMPEDVVAELGIVQVTDKDAILAICQRVVEQNPKQAAALRGGKTALMGFFVGQVMKETKGSANPQMVNDLLQKVLGVLS; from the coding sequence ATGTCCTCTCGCTACGAAGCGGTCATCGGCCTCGAGGTGCACGCACAACTGCTTACGCGCACCAAGGCCTTTTGCGCATGCTCCACGGCCTTCGGCGCCGAGCCCAATACCAACGTTTGCCCCACCTGCCTCGGATTGCCCGGCGCCCTCCCCGTCCTCAACGGGGAAGCGGTGCGGCTCGCGGTGCGTGCGGCCTTGGGCCTGGGCTGCGCCATCCGCGGCACCAGCCGGTTCGCGCGGAAGAATTTCTTCTACCCGGATATGCCCAAGGGCTACCAGATTAGCCAATACGACGAGCCGTTCAGCGGCCAGGGCGTTCTCGAGGTGGAGATCGACGGCCGCACCATCTCGCCGCGCATCGAACGTGTTCATATGGAGGAAGACGCCGGCAAGAACCTGCACGACCGGGGCGACCAGTCGATCGTGGACCTCAATCGGTCGGGCGTGGCCCTGGTCGAAATCGTGGGCATGCCCGATCTGCGCAGCGCCGCGGAAGCGGCCGCTTACCTGCGCTCCTTGCGCGACGTGCTCGTCTTCTTGGGGGTCAACGATGGCAACCTCGAGGAGGGCTCCTTCCGGTGCGACGCCAACGTGTCGATCCGTCCCCAGGGCGAGGAAAAGCTCGGTACGCGCGTCGAGTTGAAGAACATCAACTCGTTCCGTTTCGTGGAAAAGGCCATCTCCTACGAGATTTTGCGGCAGGAGGCCGTGCTCGATTCGGGTGGGAGGCTCACCCAGGAGACGCGCGGTTGGGACGAAAAGAACGGCACCACCTTCTCCCTCCGCAGCAAGGAGACCGCGCAGGACTACCGCTATTTCCCCGAACCGGACCTGCCCCCGCTGCTCCTCGACGAGGCCTTCGTCCACCAGGTTCGGGCCGAAATGCCGGAACTTCCGCGCGACAAGCGCGCCCGTTTCGTGGCGGAATTGGGCCTTCTACCGAGCGCGGCCGCTGTGCTGACCCAACATCCGCGCATTGCGGCCTTCTTCGAGGAAGCAGCGACCCTATACGGGGATGGCGTGAAGGTTGGTAACTTCATCCAGAACGAGGTGCTCCGCGACGTGACGACCCACGGTCTCACGGCGGACATCCCGGTTTCGGCGCGGCAGGTCGTGCAACTCCTCAAGCTCGTCGACCGAGGCAAGATCAGTGGGAAGCAGGCCAAAGAGGTCTACGCGAAGATTCTTCGCACCGAAAAGATGCCCGAGGATGTCGTAGCCGAGCTCGGCATCGTTCAGGTGACAGACAAGGACGCCATCTTGGCCATCTGCCAGAGGGTCGTGGAGCAAAATCCGAAGCAGGCTGCCGCCTTGCGTGGCGGAAAGACCGCGCTTATGGGATTTTTTGTGGGGCAAGTGATGAAAGAGACGAAGGGCAGCGCCAATCCGCAAATGGTCAACGACTTGCTCCAGAAGGTGTTGGGGGTGTTGTCGTGA
- a CDS encoding ATP-binding protein → MNESANWKMSTLGGLNLTESVKMKAANTTSPGVPTPPSLRTPRTGFGICRRGMLGRILVVDDNTDLVTTLREVLEPHGFVVINATKGQDALRIAETDGFDVAIVDVKLPDTSGVDIIQPLRRASPASEVVLVTGFASVDAAIAALRSGAFAFILKSFRPEELLSTIQQAITKVRLMRDREELERRYRALVELTDVLVIGLDETGHVALFNRRAAALAEIASEEAYGRDFVDTWIPEEDRGRLRESLSQAHRGERLREVETSFVEPNRRVRWQLLPARDSEEKRHHFVYLIGIDVTERRALEKRAADAEALSAMGTLALNLAHEIRNPLNAAVLQLHLMGRDIDKLEADYERRAAMHRRVEIVGSEINRLNRLLTEFLELARPRGIGREPVHIGSLVDDVLELERESAERRGIRIERQIVADGCGVAIGDREKLKQVIINLVVNSIEAMKGGGTLTARVKCGDSNVVLEIVDTGPGIDPELVDNVFDPFFTTKEGGTGLGLSIVRKIIDQHGGDVSITSEKGQGTQVRVRVPSGR, encoded by the coding sequence GTGAACGAATCGGCCAACTGGAAGATGTCCACGCTCGGTGGGTTGAACCTCACGGAGTCGGTGAAGATGAAGGCGGCCAACACGACGTCGCCGGGCGTTCCCACGCCGCCGTCGCTTCGCACGCCGCGCACCGGGTTTGGCATATGCCGCCGGGGCATGCTCGGACGCATCCTGGTGGTCGACGACAACACGGATCTCGTTACCACCCTGCGTGAGGTGCTGGAGCCGCATGGCTTCGTGGTCATCAACGCCACCAAGGGGCAAGATGCCCTGCGCATCGCCGAAACGGACGGCTTCGACGTGGCCATCGTCGACGTGAAGCTGCCCGACACGAGCGGTGTGGACATCATTCAGCCGTTGCGCCGAGCCTCGCCGGCGAGCGAGGTCGTGCTGGTCACGGGCTTCGCCAGCGTCGATGCCGCCATTGCGGCACTGCGCTCCGGTGCGTTCGCCTTCATTTTGAAGTCGTTCCGCCCCGAGGAGCTTCTTTCGACGATTCAGCAGGCCATCACGAAGGTCCGCTTGATGCGCGACCGCGAGGAGCTCGAGCGCCGCTACCGCGCGCTGGTCGAGCTCACCGACGTGTTGGTCATCGGCCTCGACGAAACCGGGCACGTGGCCCTTTTCAACCGCCGCGCCGCCGCCCTCGCGGAGATTGCCTCGGAGGAGGCGTACGGGCGCGACTTCGTGGACACGTGGATCCCGGAAGAAGACCGCGGCCGCCTGCGTGAGTCGCTCAGCCAGGCGCACCGCGGGGAGCGTCTGCGCGAGGTGGAGACGAGCTTCGTCGAGCCGAATCGCCGGGTGCGTTGGCAGCTGCTGCCCGCGCGCGACAGCGAGGAGAAGCGGCACCACTTCGTCTACCTCATCGGCATCGACGTGACCGAGCGCCGCGCGTTGGAAAAGCGCGCCGCGGACGCCGAGGCGCTGAGCGCGATGGGAACCCTGGCGTTGAACCTCGCGCACGAGATCCGCAATCCGCTGAACGCCGCCGTGTTGCAACTGCATCTCATGGGGCGCGACATCGACAAGCTGGAGGCGGACTACGAGCGCCGTGCGGCGATGCACCGCCGCGTCGAGATCGTCGGCAGCGAGATCAACCGGCTGAATCGCCTTTTGACGGAGTTCCTCGAGCTGGCGCGCCCGCGCGGCATCGGGCGCGAGCCGGTGCACATCGGCAGCCTGGTGGACGACGTGCTGGAGCTGGAGCGGGAGAGCGCGGAGCGTCGGGGCATCCGCATCGAGCGGCAAATCGTGGCCGACGGCTGCGGCGTGGCCATTGGCGACCGCGAGAAGTTGAAGCAGGTGATCATCAACCTGGTCGTCAATTCGATCGAGGCGATGAAGGGCGGCGGGACGCTGACCGCGCGGGTCAAATGCGGCGACTCGAACGTCGTGCTCGAAATCGTGGACACCGGCCCGGGCATCGACCCCGAATTGGTCGACAACGTCTTCGATCCGTTCTTCACCACGAAGGAAGGCGGCACCGGCTTGGGCCTCTCCATCGTGCGAAAGATCATCGACCAACACGGCGGCGACGTCTCCATCACGAGCGAAAAGGGCCAGGGCACCCAGGTCCGCGTGCGCGTCCCTTCGGGCCGCTAG
- a CDS encoding homoserine kinase — MATLTRISEDQLRVFLDEYSELGNLAAFAGIPEGSVNSNYRVETSTGAFFLRVYEEQAFEGARNEGITVLHLSEHGVPCEAPLLRKDGDRTGHIAGKPAALFAWCAGGMRCQASVSTADTAQVGAALARIHVAGSAMAGRVGRFGPAELRVRLDRIAAAVDHPTLAAEAEPLRRALDANEARRRTDLPKGLVHGDLFRDNVLWDEKGTIVTLLDFESACTGAFVFDLAVTVLSWCVGDALSPELARAMVAGYESVRSLTPEERDGLHAEACFASLRFAITRITDFAMRGDEAGPRTIKDYRRFILRYQALMGMGPDGLSQMLFPV; from the coding sequence GTGGCCACGCTCACCCGAATTTCCGAAGACCAGCTCCGCGTTTTTCTCGACGAATACAGCGAGCTCGGAAATCTCGCTGCGTTCGCCGGCATCCCCGAAGGGAGCGTCAACTCGAATTATCGGGTCGAGACCTCCACGGGAGCGTTTTTTCTACGCGTTTACGAAGAGCAGGCCTTCGAGGGGGCCCGCAACGAGGGCATCACCGTGCTCCATCTTTCGGAGCACGGCGTCCCCTGCGAGGCGCCGCTCCTGCGCAAAGACGGCGATCGGACCGGTCACATCGCCGGCAAACCGGCCGCACTGTTCGCCTGGTGCGCCGGCGGCATGCGGTGCCAGGCCAGCGTCTCGACGGCCGACACCGCCCAGGTCGGCGCGGCCCTCGCGCGCATTCATGTCGCAGGAAGTGCGATGGCTGGTCGCGTGGGACGCTTCGGACCCGCGGAGCTGCGTGTGCGCCTTGATCGCATCGCCGCAGCGGTCGACCATCCCACCCTGGCCGCCGAGGCCGAGCCCCTGCGGCGGGCCCTCGACGCCAACGAGGCGCGCCGCCGAACCGATTTGCCCAAGGGCTTGGTTCATGGCGATCTCTTTCGGGACAACGTCCTCTGGGACGAGAAGGGAACCATCGTCACCTTGCTCGACTTCGAGAGCGCCTGCACAGGGGCCTTCGTCTTCGACCTGGCGGTGACCGTGCTTTCGTGGTGCGTCGGTGATGCGCTCTCCCCGGAGCTGGCCCGCGCCATGGTCGCCGGCTACGAATCCGTACGATCCCTGACCCCGGAGGAGCGCGATGGGCTGCACGCCGAAGCGTGTTTTGCCTCGCTGCGGTTCGCCATCACCCGCATCACCGACTTCGCCATGCGCGGGGACGAGGCCGGCCCGCGGACCATCAAAGATTACCGCCGGTTCATCTTGCGCTACCAAGCGCTCATGGGGATGGGGCCCGATGGCCTGTCGCAGATGCTCTTCCCCGTCTAG